A window of Bradyrhizobium sp. AZCC 1610 contains these coding sequences:
- a CDS encoding PAS domain S-box protein, with translation MGDERNIIFLSTMPATRGDRTAALVVVGISAVLFTCAVPFATVPLTPVPAFIASYQSALAINDLITAVLLFSQFALLRSRALLLLASGYLFTAAAAIVHALSFPGVFSPTGLLNSGPQTTAWLYQIWHSGFPLLVIGYALLKDRDGGPKISGSVGRALFGSVVAVGVALSVATWIVTAGHDMLPTLLSGAQGHFTSVLIGILSTELFLSFLALLILWFRRPHSVLDIWLMVVMCAWLFDIALSGVVNAARFDLGFYAGRLYGLCAASFVLAILLIDNVGLQAKLARLLGSLRLQAASERDLRTERESLFSAVVESSNDAIITKLLDGTITGWNGAAERLFGFTAAEALGRSINVIVPPERRDEVRNVVERIRRGEPIEHYETSRVRKDGSTVDVSLSISPIRLASGKIVGISKAARDIAESKRTQQALNQEIEERRRIFDSSNDLIFVTDSAGNFIQVSPSVTAILGYQPSDMVGRSAIEFIHPDDLEHTRREMRAGRRGQSKRNFETRYINKEGKAVTLNWTGNWSEPVRRHFFIGRDLTEKQAAEAQLHHAQKMDAVGQLTGGVAHDFNNILTVITGTIGILEEAVADQPQLAAIAKLIDEAAERGANLTKHLLAFARKQPLQPIEVDVNALVLESAKLLHPTLGENIEITPLLAEDAWTALVDPNLLTTAVLNLAINARDAMPNGGKLALETSNVFLDESYAGMHSEVTPGNYVMIAVSDTGTGIPPALLERVFEPFFTTKEVGRGTGLGLSMVFGFVKQSGGHVKIYSEEGHGTSVKLYLPRATGLQQTAAEAQVSANIEGGNETILVVEDDALVRRYVTTQIESLGYTTLEAANASDALQIIYHVPTIDLLFTDVIMPAPMNGRQLVDEALKRRPGLKTLFTSGYTENAIVHHGRLDSGVLLLAKPYRKSELARMIRLALAS, from the coding sequence TCTTTCGACCATGCCGGCAACCCGCGGCGATCGCACCGCAGCGCTGGTTGTGGTCGGTATCTCGGCGGTCCTGTTTACATGCGCCGTGCCGTTTGCCACGGTGCCGCTTACGCCCGTTCCGGCGTTCATTGCGAGTTATCAATCCGCGCTCGCCATTAACGATCTGATCACGGCCGTTTTGTTGTTTTCGCAATTTGCCCTGCTTCGGTCGCGGGCTCTGTTGTTGCTTGCGAGCGGTTACCTGTTCACCGCGGCCGCAGCCATCGTCCACGCCCTGTCCTTCCCAGGCGTGTTCTCTCCGACCGGACTTCTCAATTCGGGCCCGCAAACAACAGCCTGGCTCTACCAGATCTGGCACAGTGGATTTCCGCTTCTGGTGATCGGCTACGCATTGCTGAAGGACAGGGATGGCGGCCCCAAAATCAGCGGGTCGGTGGGCCGGGCGTTGTTCGGCAGCGTTGTCGCCGTCGGTGTTGCGCTGTCGGTCGCGACCTGGATCGTGACCGCGGGGCACGACATGCTCCCCACGCTTCTGAGCGGCGCACAGGGGCACTTCACCTCCGTTCTGATCGGAATCCTGTCGACCGAGCTGTTTCTCAGCTTCTTGGCGCTGCTGATCCTGTGGTTCCGGCGGCCACACTCGGTGCTCGACATCTGGCTCATGGTCGTGATGTGCGCCTGGCTGTTCGACATCGCGTTGTCGGGAGTTGTCAACGCGGCGAGGTTCGATCTCGGCTTTTACGCCGGCCGTCTATACGGGCTATGCGCTGCCAGTTTCGTGCTCGCCATCCTGCTTATCGACAATGTCGGCCTGCAGGCCAAGCTGGCTCGCCTGCTCGGATCGTTGCGTCTGCAAGCCGCCTCGGAAAGGGACCTCCGCACCGAACGCGAAAGTCTATTCAGCGCGGTCGTGGAATCATCCAACGACGCCATCATCACCAAATTGCTGGACGGCACCATTACCGGCTGGAACGGAGCCGCCGAACGTCTGTTCGGTTTCACGGCGGCCGAAGCGTTGGGCAGGAGCATCAACGTTATCGTCCCGCCGGAGCGGCGCGACGAGGTACGCAATGTCGTCGAACGGATCCGCCGAGGCGAGCCGATTGAACATTACGAGACTTCGCGCGTGCGCAAGGATGGCAGCACCGTCGACGTTTCGCTGAGCATCTCTCCCATCCGCCTGGCCTCCGGCAAGATCGTCGGCATCTCCAAAGCCGCGCGCGACATCGCGGAAAGCAAGCGGACGCAGCAAGCGCTCAACCAGGAAATCGAGGAGCGGCGGCGCATATTCGATTCCTCGAACGACCTGATCTTCGTCACCGATTCCGCCGGCAACTTCATCCAGGTCAGCCCGAGCGTGACCGCCATTCTCGGTTATCAGCCATCCGACATGGTCGGACGCAGCGCGATCGAATTCATCCATCCCGACGATCTCGAACATACCCGCAGGGAGATGCGGGCGGGGCGACGGGGACAAAGCAAGCGCAATTTCGAGACGCGTTATATCAACAAGGAGGGCAAGGCGGTCACGCTGAACTGGACCGGAAATTGGTCGGAGCCGGTCCGCCGCCACTTCTTCATCGGCCGTGACCTGACCGAAAAGCAGGCTGCGGAAGCCCAATTGCATCATGCCCAGAAGATGGATGCGGTCGGCCAGCTCACGGGCGGCGTCGCGCATGACTTCAACAACATCCTGACCGTGATCACCGGCACCATCGGCATTCTGGAGGAAGCCGTCGCCGATCAGCCCCAGCTCGCCGCCATCGCCAAGCTGATCGACGAAGCCGCCGAGCGCGGCGCCAACCTGACCAAGCATCTCCTCGCCTTTGCCCGCAAGCAGCCGCTGCAGCCGATTGAAGTCGACGTCAACGCGCTGGTGCTGGAGTCGGCGAAGCTGCTGCACCCGACGCTTGGCGAAAACATCGAAATCACGCCGCTATTGGCGGAAGATGCATGGACCGCGCTGGTCGATCCTAACCTGCTTACGACGGCCGTTCTCAATCTGGCAATAAATGCGCGCGATGCCATGCCCAACGGCGGCAAGCTCGCGCTCGAGACCAGCAACGTCTTCCTCGACGAAAGCTACGCGGGCATGCACAGCGAGGTCACGCCCGGCAATTACGTGATGATCGCGGTCAGCGACACCGGCACCGGAATCCCGCCCGCGCTGCTCGAACGGGTATTCGAACCCTTTTTCACGACCAAGGAGGTCGGCCGGGGCACCGGCCTCGGCCTCAGCATGGTGTTCGGCTTCGTCAAGCAGTCGGGCGGACACGTCAAGATCTACAGCGAGGAAGGCCACGGCACCTCCGTCAAGCTCTACCTGCCACGGGCGACGGGATTGCAGCAGACCGCAGCGGAAGCGCAGGTCTCGGCGAATATCGAGGGCGGCAATGAAACGATCCTCGTCGTCGAGGACGACGCGCTGGTGCGGCGCTATGTCACGACCCAGATCGAGAGCCTGGGCTACACCACGCTGGAGGCCGCCAACGCTTCCGACGCCCTGCAGATCATCTACCATGTCCCCACCATCGACCTGCTTTTCACCGACGTGATCATGCCGGCTCCCATGAACGGCCGCCAGCTCGTCGACGAGGCGCTGAAGCGGCGGCCGGGCCTCAAAACGCTGTTTACCTCGGGCTATACCGAGAACGCGATCGTCCATCATGGCCGGCTGGATTCCGGCGTGCTGCTGCTCGCCAAACCCTACCGCAAATCCGAGCTTGCCAGGATGATCCGGCTAGCGCTTGCCAGTTAG
- a CDS encoding methyltransferase — translation MEATSAAPDRLVKLGLAFRDSKTLLSAVELGVFTVLAQGPLELEPLAKQSGVDARGARDFFDALVALGLLERDESGHYSNAADANQYLDRNKPFYIGGELELANARQFGPWSMLTDALRTGKPQSGARGTENYQAYYADSAILENVARGMTGGSLRAAQAIGARFPWQEFRTLIDIGTAQGCLPVQIALAHPHVTGGGFDLPALKPLFDAYVEQHGVADRLRFHPGDFFNDPLPTADVLVMGRVLHNWDLATKMLLLKKAFDALPGGGVLIVYERFIDDGRRFSTVGLLASLNMLVLTAGGFDYSAADCKGWMAETGFRDLQLSSLAGDIGMIAGRK, via the coding sequence ATGGAAGCGACCAGCGCCGCCCCGGATCGCCTGGTGAAATTGGGCCTCGCCTTCAGGGATTCCAAGACGCTCCTGAGCGCAGTCGAACTTGGCGTCTTTACCGTGCTGGCCCAAGGGCCGCTTGAGTTGGAACCACTCGCCAAACAGTCGGGCGTCGATGCCCGCGGGGCGAGGGATTTCTTCGATGCTCTGGTCGCGCTTGGTTTACTCGAACGGGATGAATCTGGCCACTACAGCAACGCCGCGGACGCGAACCAGTATCTCGACCGCAACAAGCCTTTCTATATTGGCGGAGAGCTTGAATTGGCGAACGCACGGCAGTTTGGCCCCTGGAGCATGCTCACGGACGCGTTGCGCACCGGCAAGCCACAAAGTGGAGCGCGGGGCACGGAGAATTACCAGGCCTATTACGCCGACTCCGCCATTCTGGAGAACGTTGCCCGGGGCATGACCGGTGGATCACTGCGCGCCGCGCAGGCGATCGGGGCGCGTTTCCCGTGGCAGGAGTTTCGCACGCTGATCGATATCGGCACCGCGCAGGGATGCCTGCCGGTCCAGATTGCGTTGGCTCATCCGCACGTTACCGGCGGCGGTTTTGATCTTCCAGCCCTGAAACCTCTGTTCGATGCCTATGTGGAGCAACATGGTGTGGCGGACCGCTTGCGCTTCCATCCTGGAGATTTCTTCAACGATCCATTGCCCACAGCCGACGTTCTGGTGATGGGCCGCGTGCTCCATAATTGGGATCTCGCCACCAAGATGCTGCTGCTCAAGAAAGCGTTCGACGCACTTCCAGGCGGCGGCGTCCTTATCGTCTACGAACGCTTTATCGACGACGGCCGGCGATTCAGTACGGTGGGCCTGCTGGCCAGCCTGAACATGCTGGTCCTCACGGCCGGCGGCTTTGATTACAGTGCTGCAGACTGCAAGGGCTGGATGGCCGAAACCGGATTTCGGGATCTCCAGCTGTCGTCGCTGGCCGGTGACATTGGAATGATTGCCGGACGGAAGTGA